CACCCGGTAGGGCGCAGCTCCATTTTTTCAGGAAGAAGTGGCGAAAAACCGGAATAGTGTTGGATCAGGGCGAGCGATCGCGGTGCAAAGAGAATGCATTGTTGGCTATCACGCTGAAATAATGTATTATTTATTCTGTTGAGCAGGCATGTGCCGGGTGGTACGAATTTTGGATTATAATTAAGAAGAGCAGACAATACCTCCCTATTGTTCTGACCTCTCCTTCAACTCCTGCGCGGGGGCCTTCATGGCCCCCCACCTTTTTTGGAGACCAGCCTTTCCGGGGCTATGTTTCCGGCCCGAGTTGGCGTATGGCACTTTAAGCCCGTGACGGGCATACCCATGTCCATCAAAAAGTTCCTTTCACCCCTGGCCCTGCCCATCTACGTTTTCGCTGCCGCCATAGTTCTTGGCGGGGTGCTGCTGTGCAGCCCTTTCAGCCATGCCGGGCCGGACGTCTCCTTCCTCGACGCCCTGTTCACCGCCACGTCGGCCACCTGCGTGACCGGTCTGGCCGTGGTGGACACCGGCACGGCCTATTCCACCTTCGGCCAGGTGGTCATCCTGCTGCTCATCCAACTCGGCGGTCTGGGCATCATGACCTACGCCAGCCTTTTTTTCTATCTGTGGCGGCGCAGGGTCTCCCTCACCGACCACATCGCCGTGGGTCAAAGCCTGATGCAGGATCCGTCCTTTCACCTGGGGCATTTTCTGTTGCGTGTCGTGGCCTGCGTCGCGGTCATCGAAAGCGTCGGCGCCCTGGCCCTGCACCTCCTCGACCCGCAGGGCTTTTCCCCGTTCTCGGCGGTCTTCCACTCCGTCTCGGCCTTCTGCAACGCCGGGTTCGGTCTTTTTTCCGACAACCTCATGGGCTACCGGGGCAATGCGGGCGTCAATCTGGTCATCATGGCCCTGATCGTCCTGGGGGGTCTCGGTTTCACGGTCCTCGTGGAGATGTACCGCCTGGGACGGGAACGCCTGCGCCCCCGGGAACGACTGGTTCCCCGTCGCCGTCTCAGTTGGTATTCCCGCACGGTCCTCACCACCAGCGCCTTTTTGATCGCCATTGGCGCCGTCCTGCTGTTTATCGGCGAGATGAACACCGGTTCGGCCGGAACGGACAAGGCAGACGCCGTGCTGGCCGCCCTGTTTCAGTCCGTCACCTGCCGCACCGCAGGCTTCAACACCCTGGACATCGGGCATATGGGCGAGGCCTCCCTGATCATCATGATCCTTTTGATGTTCATCGGCGGTTCGCCGGGTTCCTGCGCCGGGGGCATCAAGACCACCACCTTCCGGGTGCTGGCCGCCTTCGGCCGGGCCCAGATGCGCGGCGGCAGGCAGGCGGTCATCGGCCGTTACGCCGTGGACGACGGCACCCTGAACCGGGCCATGACCCTGACCATCTTCGCCCTGGGGATTGTGCTCGCGGCCCTGCTTGTGCTGTGCTTCACCGAGGGGGCCACCATGGCCCACCACCTGGCCCCGGGGCGGTTCATGGACATTTTGTTCGAAGTGGTTTCGGCGTTTGGCACGGTGGGGCTTTCCACGGGCTTGAC
Above is a genomic segment from Desulfolutivibrio sulfodismutans DSM 3696 containing:
- a CDS encoding TrkH family potassium uptake protein — encoded protein: MSIKKFLSPLALPIYVFAAAIVLGGVLLCSPFSHAGPDVSFLDALFTATSATCVTGLAVVDTGTAYSTFGQVVILLLIQLGGLGIMTYASLFFYLWRRRVSLTDHIAVGQSLMQDPSFHLGHFLLRVVACVAVIESVGALALHLLDPQGFSPFSAVFHSVSAFCNAGFGLFSDNLMGYRGNAGVNLVIMALIVLGGLGFTVLVEMYRLGRERLRPRERLVPRRRLSWYSRTVLTTSAFLIAIGAVLLFIGEMNTGSAGTDKADAVLAALFQSVTCRTAGFNTLDIGHMGEASLIIMILLMFIGGSPGSCAGGIKTTTFRVLAAFGRAQMRGGRQAVIGRYAVDDGTLNRAMTLTIFALGIVLAALLVLCFTEGATMAHHLAPGRFMDILFEVVSAFGTVGLSTGLTPHLTPAGKIVIIVLMFVGRLGPIVFLSVLQGFQERPRYQWPEQGMLIG